The proteins below come from a single Tissierella sp. MB52-C2 genomic window:
- a CDS encoding OAM dimerization domain-containing protein, whose amino-acid sequence MAEVQKVDLTKIKPYGDTLNDGMVQMGFTLPVPQGDEASEAARQLARKMGFDEPSVVYSKDLGVGYTYFVVYGKSTHTVDFTKIEVPKVDVDVLSKEEVEKYIKENIKRNVVIVGACTGTDAHTVGIDAIMNMKGYAGHFGLERYEGVDAYNLGSQVPNEELVAKAIEVNADGILVSQVVTQKDVHIPNLTELVELLEAEGMRDKIVLCCGGPRISHELAKELGYDAGFGTGSYAEDVATFVVTEMVNRGLV is encoded by the coding sequence ATGGCTGAAGTTCAAAAAGTAGATCTAACAAAAATAAAACCCTATGGAGATACATTAAATGATGGAATGGTACAAATGGGATTCACCCTTCCAGTACCTCAAGGAGACGAAGCATCAGAGGCTGCAAGACAATTAGCAAGAAAAATGGGTTTTGATGAACCATCTGTGGTATATTCAAAAGACTTAGGTGTAGGATATACTTATTTTGTAGTATATGGCAAATCTACTCATACAGTAGATTTTACAAAAATAGAAGTGCCAAAAGTAGATGTAGATGTACTATCTAAAGAAGAAGTAGAAAAGTATATAAAGGAAAACATAAAAAGAAATGTAGTTATAGTAGGGGCTTGTACAGGTACAGATGCCCATACAGTAGGTATAGATGCCATAATGAATATGAAAGGCTACGCAGGGCATTTTGGATTAGAGAGATATGAAGGAGTAGATGCATATAACCTAGGCTCTCAAGTTCCAAATGAAGAATTGGTAGCAAAGGCAATAGAAGTAAATGCAGATGGAATTTTAGTATCACAAGTAGTTACTCAAAAGGATGTACACATACCGAATCTAACAGAATTAGTAGAACTTCTTGAAGCAGAAGGTATGAGAGATAAAATAGTCCTATGCTGTGGAGGACCAAGAATAAGCCATGAACTAGCAAAGGAACTAGGATATGATGCAGGATTTGGTACAGGAAGCTATGCCGAAGACGTGGCTACCTTTGTAGTTACAGAAATGGTAAATAGAGGATTAGTATAA
- a CDS encoding S41 family peptidase, whose amino-acid sequence MKKTIIFILILTLMVPSITLAEAQDVYDEKEANLLFFVQVLDYIEENYPFDIDQNRLMEGALKGVLQSIDPYSDYYTPEEATTIYKNLYGTFGGIGITIEEKEGYINIKNTLKDQPAEKAGIKENDIIVSIDDIDTKDIGLEKASTMIQGQKGTTVKLGIKRNTEVLTFNVERDTILVNPVKSEILENKIGYIKIEEFNSHTTTETKKVLNEFDNKGIKKVILDLRDNPGGQLGEAVTISNLFVPKGDVVHIKERNKPLLTHISTLEKSKYKLAVLINENSASASEIVAGAIKDRKAGTLIGTKTFGKGIVQTLMPVDDGSIIKMTTAEYLTPNKTSIHQKGIDPDIKVENTDKDLQLNKAIEILK is encoded by the coding sequence ATGAAAAAAACCATAATATTTATACTTATTTTAACGCTGATGGTACCAAGTATTACATTAGCAGAAGCACAAGATGTATATGATGAAAAAGAAGCTAACTTACTTTTCTTTGTACAAGTATTAGATTATATAGAGGAAAATTACCCCTTTGACATTGACCAAAACAGATTAATGGAAGGTGCCCTAAAGGGAGTGCTTCAATCTATAGATCCCTATAGCGACTACTATACTCCGGAAGAAGCCACAACTATATATAAAAATCTATACGGTACCTTTGGTGGTATAGGTATAACCATAGAGGAAAAAGAAGGATATATAAATATAAAAAATACATTAAAAGATCAACCGGCAGAAAAGGCAGGAATAAAGGAGAATGATATTATTGTATCTATAGACGATATAGATACAAAGGACATAGGGTTAGAAAAAGCATCTACTATGATTCAAGGACAAAAAGGAACAACAGTAAAACTTGGAATTAAGAGAAATACAGAAGTTTTAACTTTTAATGTAGAGAGGGATACTATACTGGTAAATCCAGTAAAATCAGAAATTCTAGAAAATAAAATAGGATATATAAAAATAGAAGAATTTAATTCTCACACCACTACAGAAACAAAAAAAGTCTTAAATGAATTTGATAACAAAGGTATCAAAAAAGTAATACTAGATCTTAGAGATAATCCAGGTGGACAGCTTGGTGAAGCAGTAACTATATCTAACTTGTTTGTACCAAAGGGAGATGTAGTCCATATAAAAGAAAGAAATAAGCCTTTATTAACCCATATATCCACCTTAGAAAAATCTAAATATAAGCTGGCAGTATTAATAAACGAGAACTCAGCCTCAGCATCAGAAATCGTAGCAGGAGCCATAAAGGATAGAAAAGCAGGAACATTAATAGGTACAAAAACCTTTGGTAAAGGAATAGTACAAACTCTAATGCCTGTAGATGATGGAAGTATAATAAAAATGACTACAGCAGAATATCTAACACCAAATAAAACATCTATTCACCAGAAGGGAATAGATCCAGATATAAAAGTAGAGAATACAGACAAAGATTTACAGTTAAATAAGGCAATAGAGATTTTAAAATAG
- a CDS encoding sulfatase-like hydrolase/transferase, protein MKNKTLQTIIAIFLMIILSLSIMTVTLLFSRAVADVNLLNTYFKDKLLILMNFIPIFLFMVFAYLIFNRLWASFSLTSLLFITLSIINKLKLSYRDDPFTFIDLKLFGESLTMAKKYEVGLSKEIIMMILLFIGISIALKFLFNYKIDSSKIRVVLLTIFIIGTTIISKEFYFSPEIYERVGDKSNINIWIKTQQFQVRGFVYPFLYSSLDAVEKKPEGYNKAEAVAAFNSMDPTDIREEEKVNIIAIMLESYNDFSKFPGAELNIDIYKNLHDIQKESIHGNLVTNIFAGDTIKTERGFLTGFHNQPKYYKQTNSFVWYLKEQGYRTEAMHPITGQFYNRQNANEYLGFDYFEHMDNRYKDISPDYLRDEDFFKYIIEGYEKNKGKSPYFNFSVTYQNHGPYPEEPNTDKEYLKRKDKYDEKLYNIINNYFVGINKTDEALKDLVDYFRKEEEPTIIILFGDHNPWLGKENSGYTMMDINLDLSTVEGFKNYYETPYLIWGNNSAKEVLQKDFQGRGNDISPNFLMAELFQYLGWEGNEYMQELVNLKENIDVVHQLFFKENGEYKKELSEENKDLWEDFKNKEYYHSQDFKK, encoded by the coding sequence ATGAAAAATAAAACACTACAAACTATAATCGCCATATTTCTTATGATTATATTGAGTTTATCCATAATGACAGTAACTCTATTATTCTCAAGGGCTGTGGCAGATGTTAATTTACTAAATACCTATTTTAAAGATAAGTTATTGATTTTAATGAATTTCATACCTATATTTTTATTTATGGTATTTGCCTATTTAATATTTAATAGGCTTTGGGCAAGTTTTTCACTTACTAGTTTATTATTTATTACTTTATCCATAATAAATAAATTAAAACTAAGTTATAGAGATGATCCATTTACATTTATAGACTTAAAACTCTTTGGAGAATCCTTAACTATGGCTAAAAAATATGAAGTTGGTTTAAGTAAAGAAATAATAATGATGATACTTTTATTTATAGGTATTTCCATTGCTCTTAAATTTCTTTTTAATTATAAGATTGATTCTTCTAAAATCAGGGTAGTACTTTTAACTATATTCATAATTGGAACTACAATAATATCTAAGGAATTTTACTTTAGTCCTGAAATATATGAACGAGTAGGAGACAAGTCCAATATAAATATATGGATAAAGACCCAACAGTTTCAAGTAAGAGGATTTGTATATCCGTTTCTTTACAGTTCTCTTGATGCAGTAGAGAAAAAACCTGAAGGATATAATAAGGCAGAGGCAGTAGCTGCTTTTAATTCCATGGACCCTACAGATATAAGAGAAGAAGAAAAAGTAAATATAATAGCCATTATGCTAGAATCATATAATGATTTCTCTAAATTTCCAGGTGCAGAATTAAATATAGATATATATAAAAATCTTCATGATATCCAAAAGGAATCTATTCATGGGAATTTAGTAACGAATATATTTGCAGGAGATACCATAAAAACTGAGAGAGGATTTTTAACCGGGTTTCACAACCAACCTAAATACTATAAACAAACCAATTCCTTTGTATGGTATCTAAAGGAACAAGGCTATAGAACAGAAGCCATGCATCCAATTACAGGACAATTCTATAATCGACAAAATGCAAATGAGTATCTAGGATTTGATTATTTTGAACATATGGATAATAGATATAAAGATATATCACCAGATTATTTAAGGGATGAAGATTTCTTTAAATATATAATAGAAGGTTATGAGAAAAATAAGGGAAAATCACCTTATTTCAACTTTTCAGTAACATATCAAAACCATGGACCTTATCCAGAAGAGCCAAATACAGATAAGGAATATTTAAAGAGAAAAGATAAATATGACGAAAAACTATATAATATAATAAACAATTATTTTGTAGGAATAAATAAAACAGACGAGGCTTTGAAAGACTTAGTTGATTACTTTAGAAAAGAAGAAGAACCAACTATAATCATTTTATTTGGAGACCATAACCCTTGGCTTGGGAAAGAAAACTCAGGATATACTATGATGGATATAAACTTAGATTTATCCACTGTAGAAGGGTTTAAAAACTATTACGAGACCCCTTACCTAATATGGGGAAATAATAGTGCAAAGGAAGTTTTACAAAAAGACTTTCAAGGTAGAGGAAACGATATAAGTCCAAACTTCCTAATGGCAGAACTATTCCAGTATCTAGGATGGGAAGGAAATGAATATATGCAGGAACTAGTAAATCTAAAAGAAAACATAGATGTAGTTCATCAACTTTTCTTTAAAGAAAATGGAGAATATAAAAAAGAATTATCAGAGGAAAATAAGGATCTTTGGGAAGACTTTAAAAATAAAGAGTATTACCATAGTCAGGATTTTAAGAAATAG
- a CDS encoding lysine 5,6-aminomutase subunit alpha yields the protein MGKLNLDKNLIESSRNAAKNIANEVQKFIDEHTTTATERTITRLLGIDGVDEIQKPLPNVLVDNIKEGGGLERGAAYWIGNAIVQTGLTPQEVAEKVAMGEIDITRLPAQDEEKIKEVIYKIAEETVSRIKENRNKRENYLNTIGEGKKPYLYVIVATGNIYEDIVQAKAAARQGADVVAVIRTTGQSLLDYVPYGPTTEGFGGTYATQENFRLMREALDEVGEEVGRYIRLCNYCSGLCMPEIAAMGATERLDMMLNDALYGILFRDINMQRTLVDQYFSRMINGFAGIIINTGEDNYLTTDDAVEAAHTVLASQFINEQFALKAGIPEEQMGLGHAFEMDPDVENGFLLELAQAQMAREIFPNAPLKYMPPTKFMTGNIFKGHVQNAMFNMVSIMTNQGIQLLGMLTEAIHTPHLQDRYLSIENAKYIFNNARSLGEEIEFKKDGIIQKRAQEVLKNAEKLLTQIEKDGLFKTIEEGKFGGVKRTPTGGKGLDGVAKKDSGYFNPFIELMLGGRA from the coding sequence ATGGGCAAACTTAATCTTGATAAAAACTTAATAGAGAGCTCTCGAAATGCAGCTAAGAATATAGCAAATGAAGTACAGAAATTCATAGATGAACATACTACAACGGCAACAGAAAGGACTATTACTAGACTACTTGGAATAGATGGAGTAGATGAAATTCAAAAGCCATTACCAAATGTTTTAGTAGATAATATAAAAGAAGGTGGAGGACTGGAAAGAGGAGCGGCTTATTGGATAGGAAATGCAATAGTACAAACAGGACTTACACCTCAAGAAGTGGCAGAAAAAGTAGCCATGGGAGAAATAGATATAACAAGATTGCCAGCACAGGATGAAGAAAAGATAAAAGAAGTTATATATAAAATAGCAGAAGAAACTGTATCTAGAATTAAAGAAAATAGAAATAAAAGAGAAAATTACTTAAACACCATAGGAGAAGGAAAGAAGCCATACCTATATGTAATAGTAGCCACAGGAAATATATATGAAGATATAGTCCAAGCTAAGGCTGCTGCTCGACAGGGAGCAGATGTTGTTGCAGTTATTAGGACTACAGGTCAATCACTGCTTGACTATGTACCCTATGGACCAACTACAGAAGGCTTTGGTGGAACTTATGCAACTCAAGAAAATTTTAGACTAATGAGAGAGGCATTAGATGAAGTAGGAGAAGAGGTAGGAAGATATATAAGGTTGTGTAACTACTGTTCAGGACTTTGTATGCCAGAAATTGCAGCCATGGGAGCTACTGAAAGACTAGATATGATGCTAAATGATGCATTGTACGGTATTTTATTTAGAGATATAAATATGCAAAGAACATTAGTAGATCAATATTTCTCCAGAATGATAAATGGTTTTGCAGGCATTATTATAAATACAGGTGAAGACAATTACTTAACTACAGATGATGCTGTGGAGGCAGCCCATACAGTATTGGCATCACAATTTATAAACGAACAATTTGCACTTAAAGCAGGAATACCAGAAGAACAAATGGGATTAGGTCATGCTTTTGAAATGGATCCTGATGTGGAAAATGGATTCTTGTTAGAATTGGCACAGGCACAAATGGCAAGGGAGATATTTCCCAATGCACCACTGAAATATATGCCGCCTACAAAGTTTATGACAGGAAATATATTTAAAGGCCATGTACAGAATGCAATGTTTAATATGGTGTCTATTATGACCAATCAAGGTATTCAATTACTAGGTATGCTAACAGAAGCAATACACACACCACATTTGCAGGATAGATATTTATCCATAGAGAATGCAAAATATATATTTAATAATGCAAGAAGTCTTGGAGAGGAAATAGAATTTAAAAAAGATGGTATAATTCAAAAAAGAGCACAGGAAGTCTTAAAAAATGCAGAGAAACTTTTAACTCAAATAGAAAAAGATGGACTATTTAAAACTATCGAAGAAGGAAAGTTTGGTGGAGTAAAGAGAACTCCTACAGGTGGAAAAGGACTAGATGGAGTAGCTAAAAAAGACTCCGGGTACTTTAATCCATTTATAGAACTAATGCTAGGAGGTAGAGCGTAA
- a CDS encoding DNA mismatch repair protein MutS — protein MEFMNENTIEALDFRYIFNNIATLTPYGKIYKNRLKAFEVGEERELIDELDKIENYLLFIQNNDIRREINNVFSHIKDLRTSIKRTMDGFILTEVELFEIKIFLFLIRDLDKIIKKYKIKVYKDTEIIPIKSLEQTLDPENTGVSTFYIYDNYSEELKSIRERKRSLDKEIKLEKKHIKEKIEEDFKLRLQPDLSLSIPKSNKELIEKIQNYPYLIYTSETYINIKFTIKPTDDINKLEQEVLILKGKEEKEELRIREYLSKEIKKRRKEIFKNMANIGRLDLILGKAKFALDINGVKPEIIKEHKIEIEEGIHPKVSDFLREKDLKFTPVSIGLKEGVTCITGANMGGKTISLKLVGLLSAMAQYGLFVPAKRMKYGLNKFIKTSIGDMQSTDSGLSTFGGEIKIVSEAIKSADERGIILIDELARGTNPEEGYAISKAIVSYLKDKTSINLLTTHYDNIANLDNVVHLQVIGLSKINFDSLLLEMSKEDKMDIINKYMDYRLKIVEKNTLVPRDALNIAKIMGIDEEILKLAEGYLIDN, from the coding sequence ATGGAATTTATGAACGAAAACACCATAGAAGCCTTAGATTTTAGATACATTTTTAATAATATAGCTACCCTTACTCCCTATGGAAAAATATATAAAAATAGATTAAAAGCCTTTGAAGTAGGAGAAGAAAGGGAATTAATAGATGAATTAGATAAAATAGAGAATTACTTATTATTTATACAAAACAATGATATAAGAAGGGAAATAAACAATGTTTTTTCCCATATAAAAGATTTAAGGACTTCGATCAAACGTACTATGGATGGCTTCATTCTCACAGAAGTAGAATTATTTGAAATAAAGATATTTCTTTTTTTAATTAGAGATTTAGATAAGATAATAAAAAAATATAAGATTAAAGTATATAAAGATACAGAAATCATACCAATAAAATCTTTAGAACAAACCCTAGATCCTGAAAATACAGGAGTTTCTACTTTCTATATTTATGACAATTATTCTGAGGAATTAAAGTCCATTAGAGAGAGAAAAAGAAGCCTAGATAAGGAAATCAAATTAGAGAAAAAACATATTAAAGAAAAAATAGAGGAAGATTTTAAATTACGACTTCAACCGGATTTGTCACTATCTATACCAAAGAGTAATAAGGAATTAATAGAAAAAATTCAGAACTATCCATACCTTATTTATACATCAGAAACATATATAAATATAAAATTTACTATAAAACCAACAGATGATATAAATAAACTAGAACAAGAAGTCCTTATTTTAAAAGGGAAGGAAGAAAAAGAAGAATTAAGAATAAGAGAATATCTATCTAAGGAAATAAAGAAAAGAAGAAAAGAAATATTTAAAAATATGGCAAATATAGGCAGACTAGATTTAATCCTAGGAAAGGCTAAATTTGCCTTAGATATAAATGGAGTAAAACCAGAAATAATAAAAGAACACAAAATAGAAATAGAAGAAGGAATTCACCCTAAAGTATCAGACTTTCTAAGGGAAAAGGACTTAAAATTTACTCCCGTATCTATAGGATTAAAAGAAGGGGTAACCTGTATTACAGGAGCTAATATGGGCGGCAAAACCATTAGCTTAAAACTTGTTGGACTATTGTCTGCCATGGCACAGTACGGATTATTTGTGCCTGCAAAAAGGATGAAATATGGATTAAATAAATTTATAAAAACGTCAATAGGAGATATGCAATCTACAGATTCAGGACTATCTACCTTTGGTGGAGAAATAAAAATAGTCAGTGAAGCGATAAAGTCAGCAGATGAAAGAGGAATAATCTTAATAGATGAATTAGCAAGAGGAACAAATCCAGAAGAAGGCTACGCCATATCAAAGGCAATAGTTAGCTACTTAAAAGACAAAACCTCCATAAATTTATTAACTACACATTATGATAATATAGCAAATCTAGATAATGTAGTTCATCTTCAGGTAATAGGACTGTCTAAGATAAACTTTGATAGTTTATTACTGGAAATGTCTAAGGAAGATAAGATGGACATTATAAACAAATATATGGATTATAGATTAAAAATAGTAGAAAAAAACACCTTAGTTCCAAGGGATGCCTTAAATATTGCAAAGATAATGGGAATTGATGAGGAAATACTTAAATTAGCAGAAGGCTACTTAATAGACAATTGA
- a CDS encoding sulfatase-like hydrolase/transferase, with product MILSILFILKTILYMNITKVEFNQLAIFLITCMITLLIISLIDQSRFKYKNGIIIVFYSLVSFIMFVDVIYYMQFASLPSVAMLSQTKQLTAVGDSIKYLVDIKNLLLILDIPILILILLYKADKIKFSISKKVRSYIILGILALTVIYVNVTDQNQSVKAQEFYSFHAIDVANNINKVFSKEVNTRLTEEDINELKNRTEIQEGKLSSLGKDRNLIVLQVESLQNFVINMEYEGQEVTPNLNKLINDSSSVYYDKYYQLIGRGNTSDAEFVSHNSIYPSMEEPSYVQYENNKFHGLPWMLRDNGYTTWAMHGYKKEFWNREKAYVAQGFQRFVSEEDYQFEDTIGFGLRDEDFLKQSTEYIKELDSIDENPFYAFLITLTSHAPYKMSEEYHGLNLNEEHSDTLLGNYLQAIHYTDKYIGEFIENLKEMGIYEESVIALYGDHFAISSTQKEVQDMMSQFLGQPYDFDSMMNVPLIINIPGETIKETISTVGSPLDFYPTIMNIMGYKNEKGLIFGRDLTNYTGNNFVAPQTYMLKGSFIDKDTLFVVSRDGIFEHSRAINIKTGEELEVEQFREQYERATEEINKSEFILKKDVLGIYMENQGQINLSQLEDVQIENKEFIKTGDYGSIEDLEEDYNKGYRLLAVTLEWEDEQKIIIKNNISKMTIADLAKWAREKEDVYIVLRTMEEDEDIFVKLKEEYEEFRYRFIPEIKYFYHYIPVSYMGFKNVILDIRSENYNENEIIDFLNRYPHFGVTIAEFQLQSDLVKKISELGVNSYLDNITNERELKKIQRKGIFGGFIK from the coding sequence ATGATATTATCAATTTTATTTATATTAAAAACAATTTTATATATGAACATTACTAAGGTGGAATTCAATCAATTAGCAATATTTTTGATTACATGCATGATTACCTTACTAATTATATCTTTAATAGACCAATCTAGATTTAAGTATAAAAATGGAATTATAATAGTATTTTATAGTTTAGTATCTTTTATAATGTTTGTTGATGTAATATATTATATGCAGTTTGCATCTTTGCCATCAGTGGCCATGCTAAGTCAAACCAAGCAATTGACCGCAGTAGGAGACAGTATAAAGTACTTAGTAGATATAAAAAACTTATTATTAATACTAGATATACCTATATTGATACTTATACTTTTATATAAGGCAGATAAGATAAAATTCTCTATATCAAAAAAGGTAAGAAGCTATATAATATTAGGAATTTTAGCATTGACTGTAATATATGTAAATGTCACAGATCAAAATCAATCTGTAAAGGCACAAGAGTTTTATTCTTTTCATGCTATAGATGTGGCGAATAACATTAATAAAGTCTTTTCAAAAGAGGTAAATACCAGATTAACTGAAGAAGACATTAATGAGTTGAAAAATAGAACAGAAATACAAGAAGGAAAATTATCTAGCCTAGGAAAAGACAGAAACTTAATAGTACTACAAGTGGAATCTTTACAAAACTTTGTAATTAATATGGAATATGAAGGACAAGAAGTCACACCAAACTTAAACAAACTTATAAACGATAGTTCCTCCGTCTATTATGACAAATATTATCAATTAATAGGAAGAGGAAATACATCTGATGCAGAGTTCGTATCACATAACTCCATATATCCTTCCATGGAAGAGCCAAGCTATGTACAATATGAGAACAATAAATTCCATGGCTTGCCTTGGATGCTTCGAGACAATGGATATACTACGTGGGCTATGCATGGATATAAGAAGGAATTTTGGAATAGAGAAAAGGCATATGTTGCACAGGGGTTTCAAAGATTCGTATCTGAAGAAGATTACCAATTTGAAGATACAATTGGTTTTGGACTAAGAGATGAAGACTTTTTAAAACAATCAACAGAATATATAAAAGAACTAGATAGTATAGATGAGAATCCTTTTTATGCCTTTTTAATAACTTTAACCTCCCATGCCCCATATAAAATGTCTGAAGAGTATCATGGATTAAATTTAAATGAGGAACATAGTGATACTTTATTAGGTAACTATCTACAAGCCATACATTATACAGATAAATATATAGGAGAATTTATCGAGAATTTGAAAGAAATGGGAATATATGAAGAAAGCGTAATAGCATTGTATGGTGACCATTTTGCCATATCCAGTACTCAAAAAGAAGTACAAGATATGATGTCACAATTTCTAGGACAGCCCTATGATTTTGATAGTATGATGAATGTACCATTGATTATCAATATACCAGGAGAAACAATTAAAGAGACCATATCCACAGTAGGCAGCCCCTTAGATTTTTACCCTACTATTATGAACATTATGGGATATAAAAATGAAAAGGGATTGATATTCGGCAGGGATTTGACAAATTATACAGGGAATAATTTTGTAGCTCCACAGACATATATGTTAAAAGGGTCTTTCATAGATAAAGACACATTATTTGTCGTATCTAGAGACGGTATATTTGAACATAGCAGAGCTATAAATATTAAAACTGGAGAAGAATTAGAAGTTGAACAGTTTAGAGAGCAATATGAAAGAGCAACAGAAGAAATAAATAAATCGGAATTTATTTTAAAGAAAGATGTACTAGGAATCTATATGGAAAATCAGGGGCAGATAAATCTAAGTCAACTGGAAGATGTTCAGATAGAAAATAAGGAGTTTATAAAAACAGGTGATTATGGATCTATTGAGGATCTAGAGGAAGATTATAATAAGGGATATAGGCTTTTAGCTGTTACCTTAGAATGGGAAGATGAACAGAAGATAATAATAAAAAACAATATATCTAAAATGACAATAGCTGATTTAGCAAAATGGGCTAGGGAAAAAGAAGATGTATATATAGTACTAAGAACTATGGAAGAAGATGAAGATATATTTGTAAAATTAAAAGAAGAATATGAAGAATTTAGATACAGATTTATACCAGAAATAAAATATTTTTATCACTATATACCTGTATCATATATGGGCTTTAAGAATGTAATATTGGATATAAGAAGTGAAAATTATAATGAAAATGAAATCATAGACTTCTTAAATAGATACCCTCACTTTGGTGTGACAATAGCTGAATTCCAATTACAATCGGATTTGGTGAAAAAGATTAGTGAACTGGGAGTCAATTCTTATTTAGACAATATAACAAATGAAAGGGAACTTAAAAAAATACAAAGAAAGGGAATATTTGGGGGCTTTATAAAATAG